The genomic DNA TGGGCAATGATCTAGTCCTGAATAACCCTTTGCTTCtgttcctcatgtataaaatgagttagttagagaaggaaatggcaaatcactctgatatctctgacaagaaaattccagaaggggtcacgaagagtcagacttgactgaaccACCTGAACAGCAAATCCCTAGCAAGATATGTCTTGGTGGCTAGGGTTATACACCacgaattttttatttttcctaagctGTCAGATCCCTCTTCCACCTCTATGCTCCTGTAAACAAATCCACATGACTTAGCCATTTGGGGACAACCCTTCTCAGAACActttttctttagtttccttGGATGTTCCCTATGGAGGACCTTCTGCTGCCACTCTTGTAGTTTAGCTATTTATGGGCTCCCTCTaggggcaaaccactttagttacacttgaaaaataaaatctgtagGCAAGGTTTTATTATGGTTTCCTGAAGTAATGTCTGTTTTAAGAGCATTTCTGTACATCTTTATCCCAAGAACATCCATCCATCCTCTTCCTGTGGTGAGGAAATGTTCATCTTTGTAAAGCTGCCCTAAGGCCAAAGGACTTGTGTTTCAAGATGATTTTACAGAGTTCTCTTTTCATTGTATTTGCCCCTCTGCTTTACTTACATGTGAAAACAAGGGGCAACTTTGCATTTTAAAACCCTGAATTCTGAATTCTCacctttcctcccaccccactccccattTTGAGAAATCAAGTTATTTTATCTAGATTAAAAATGTGagttatgaaaaacattaccacaatagttaTGCTGTAAAACAAAACAtattccccctccaaaaaaaagaagcatcaagaaaaataaaataaaacaagtctgcttcagtctgtcttcagacaccatcagctctgtcttggggaTGGAGAGAATTCTTTtactgtccttcatttttaaacaaCAGTTTATTTTTTCAGACAATTCGATGGATCTTCTTGCCCAGAAGAAATCAAGATATTTTTAAGTGTAACAGAATCCTAGAAACAATATCTGCTGGTGGCCAGAAATCCTCCCCATTCCCCTGATTGTCCTGCCCCATGATCACCGGGCTAGTTCCTCCCAATCCTAAAAGAGGGCAAGGTGGGGAGTCATGAGAAGAGGAGAGCAGCCTGGGGAGGGCGCAAATGCCAACATCATATTAGGGAGAAGCTGGGATTTGGGCAAGGACAGAAGTCCTTGAAAAATCACAGTGACCACCCCCACCAGAGAGGATCAAATCTACAAGAGACAATGAGCCCAGAACTGGTACCATCCGACTCTTCTTCCTGGAATGGGGTGACTCCTTCCCTAATCACCATTTCTGAAGAAGAGTCTTACTACCTGTTTCCCTTTGGATTCCAAAGTCACATCCCCATAAGATACAGTTAGCTCACCTCTGCATTACTAATTTATGAATTTCATTACTTAGAAGCAATGGATAAAGGAAATTATAGAGCAAATATCTGGGAGCTAGGAAGCCAGCCAGACAGACCGACAGATCACACATATCCAGTCACATACCCACACCACATGATTCAACTCTTTAGTTTTATAAACAGATGATAGTGGATGTGATATTTAGCAGAATCATAAGGGTCTTTAATTGTGACTCTGAAAAATGTCACTTTTTATATCAGTTGTTCTCAATGTTGTTATGCTCAAGCTACGTTTCAAATGGAAAACACTCCTGTTTAGTCCTCTGGCAATCTTGCTGTACTTGGGTCTCTTTGAATAAGGATAATGATTAATAACATGACTAAGAAGAGGCTAGTTTCACCCCTTCATAGCATAGAATACACAAATATTGCCACCCTTACCTAAAGCAGAATCTAGTGgatagacttggagtcaaagcttcagaaatttattagctgtatgaccctggaaaaatcacttaacttctacctgcctcagtttcttcttttgtaaaatggaagtaTTAATAATAAAACCTCCTTCCCAGAGATATGGGTACATAGTGGGCATTTAAAAATAGACActtacttttctttcctccttttcttctttccttcccattttgtagatgaggaaactgaggctctaaaTGACTCTCCATTGTCATAGAGCTAGCAGGTCTTCTACTTGCAAGATGAGAGTCTTGAGGCAGATGCATCCTTCTCTCCTTGATAGTTCATGTAGGTCCCTTTGAACGTAGTCCATCTTCactattgaatgattgattgattgattgattaagagCTCTAGAATCCTTCCTGCCAGACCACAGCAAGAAAGTTCCTGCTTGATCATTGTATCATTTCTCCCCTTTGCCTTTTACCCTGGGAATCTTCTCATCTTTGAAGCAGCCCTAGAATCCCAGGCTTATGACAAGCCTTTGTCTATAGAAAGGGCTCTCTGCAGCCAGAGCTCCCAAGCATGAACTCCATCCACCTCCACAGAGGTAAGCCTGGCTTCTTAACCCTGAGCCAGCTGATTCCCCTCGGAGCTTCAAGGTTTCCACTCTCCAGCTGCCAAAACATGGTGGGCTCCGAAACTATCAATCATGAAACCTTGGAAATGAAAAAGGATAATTCTCAGCCTCCCCTTGGAGCCCTGAGCTCCTCAGAAAATGTGAGTAAAtagatggttttatttttaatagatgaaATTACATTTcataaaacttatttattttaattactcTAGGCTTTTGCATTTGATCATTTCCTCCATTCTGATGCCCCATTTCTGAATTTACCACTCATGAAATCAAGAAGCCTGGCAAATCCAGACACaggaaaatagatattgaaatgGGATTGCCCAAGTTTTCATCTTGGCTAAGTGTCCAGAGACCCTATAGGGTGGGCACCGACAGGTGACTGGTGGCCAGGGGTCAACCCACTGCCAAATACAGATGTCTCTGCCATGTCCAGCTCTCCATCAGGGACTCCTTTGGCCCACCTCTCCTATATGGAAGGTTCTAGACAACCAAGGTCTAGACATATAGGCAGTATGTATCCAAGTTCCCAACCTGTGCTCAAAGCCCCTCCAGTCTGTCCTGTCATGTCAGAGTTCAAGAAAGGGAAGTTAAGCTCATCATTCACAGTCCTTGGGGTTCTATGTCCCACTACTCTTCATACAGCAAGCTACAGGAGAGGAATCCTGTTCTCTGGAGCCAGGGAATCTGGggtcaaatcccacttctgatgaTTCTTACTACTTGTATGACCATACAGAACCTCATCTTCCTTGGACTCAATTTCTATATTGGTAAAACAGAGGGTTTAGACTAGGTGTCCTCTGAAGTTCTTCTAAAACCAGGCATGCCATCCCTTATAAAGGATTTTTTGACAACCCAGCTGATTTTGTCTACAAATTTGCATGCATCCTGATATTGATAAATTGGAGTCATTTTTTCCACTGAGGCACAAGATCCAATCAGAGATGCTTTTTCCTGAATGTTGGATTGATCTCTTGCTGAACAAGATGCCTGATGGTTTCATGTgaacttcctctttttcttttttttactatgcCCCTTTAACAAGTTATTACTGATCTATGTGGAGCATAGGAAGGGAATGACCCTCCTCAACATCTCTGGACAAAACTGGGCTTAAAGTCTGAGAGTCTGAGGGCAGGGCCCCTGGGCCCAGACTGGGATCCTCTTGTGGCTTGCTGTTTGGCTTTGGCTCAGTCATGTCCCTTCTCTGGGCACCATTTAgaaaggaggggggaggaagccagagtctctgctccctggggtcttCTCTTTCTGGGGTCACCTTGTCTACACCTCTTTCACCTATTCCTCTTGTACTTCTAGGTATGCATCGTCCAGAAGCGAGACACGGAGAAGATGTATGCTATGAAGTACATGAACAAGCAGCAGTGTGTGGAGAGGGACGAGGTCCGCAATGTCTTCCGGGAGCTTGAGATCCTCCAGGACATTGAACATGTTTTCTTGGTGAATCTTTGGTGAATATCTCCTTTTTGTGTTGAGATCATGTCTGGGAGTTTGCAAGAAGTGTTGGTCAGTGACGAGCAAGAGGGTAGGAGGCAAAGGGCACTCTCCATGACTGTTCAGTTGGTCTTGGGTTGTttttagagccagaagagacTTCAGGGGTCCCTCaatcacatacacatactcacacatactcatacatacacactcacattTCAGTTGCCATTTGACTCCACTCACCATCCTTCATGTTCATTAGGATGATTTCTGGGACTGAAATGTTCCTCCCTGAACACTACTCCACTATGGGTTTAgacttctccattagaatatttCTTGAGGTAAGGGACTCTCATactctttgtatttgtatctccccCCCCATTTATTAGCACAAAATTTGGgactaatatttgaaaaattatcaattaatcttttcatttattcattggcCTAGTCTATTCCCCTTACAAGGGGGGAACTGAAGCACAAAATAGGATAATGACTTCTTGGAAGTCAATTAAAAGGGCAGATTTGGGCTTTAAGaatattgttaaatttttcagTAGTTTGGAGGATGTGCTGGAGAGGAATGAGATTGGAAACCCAATTAGGAGACTACAAGTCTAACCTTCTACTATAGCCCAGGTGAAAGGTGACAAGGGTCTGCACTAGGGTGGCAGCTGTGTGAAATGCAGCCATCGATGCTGCGAGTGGgaggggaatgtgagtgatgttATAAGCCCAGAAGAGATGAGATTGGATGGTGGCATGGGCATAGGCATGGgcatggacatgactgaaaaaaattagggATGGCAGCAAGGCTGTAAGCCAGAGTGACAAGAAGCATGGTGCACTCTGCAGTAATGGGAAATGAGGAAGAGTGGATTTAGAAGGAAAGATGATGGGCTCTAGCTTGAACATGTTGAAGAGCTCATTTCTGTATTCCCAAATAGTCCCTGGAAATGCAAGTCTGGAGAGGGACTAAGAATGGAGATAGGAGTCTGGTCATCACCTGCACAGAGAGGATAATTGAAGTCTTGGCAATCAATGAGATCCGAGTAagatagaagagaaaggaaatggatgAGGATCCAGGATGGACCTTTGTGGGACCAAGTTCAGGAGGCATGCCCTCagtgaagatccagcaaaggaccCTGAGTGAGGGTAGTCAGACAGCCTGGAAAAGAATTATGAACAAGTGGCATGAGAAAACTCAGAGGAGAATAGGGTGTCCTAGAGCTTCCAATATCAAAGAGGGGTCACTCAATACCAAGCATTTAGTAAGtgccaaagaaaaatgaaggttgAGAAAGGGCTGGATTTCCCAGTGAAGAGATCTCTGTCTTGAAGACAATTTCAATTGCTAGGTGGCTACAGAAACAAGCATATGAGTGGGAGGGGAGGAAGTAGAGGCAGGTTTTGGTAGGTGCTTGGCAGACCCTAACTTGTCCTTTATATTTCCCATCATTGTTGGACCTTCTATTCAGAAATATTCATCTCTAAAACATTCCCTGTTAAGATAAACTTGCGAAACATTAGGCTCCAGGATCTTGAAGGATCCACTCTACTCTGGGACTACCTAATGCCAGGCATGTTTTCAGCAGGAGGGTTTGCTCTTATCTTCAAGAAACTTCATTGTGGGGAGgatctagtggatagagcactggccctggagtcaggaggacctgagtttaaattgacctcagacacttaataatcacctagctgtgtgaccttgagcaagtcacttaaccctattgccttgggaaaaaaaggtCACTTACTCTATGATAATCCAAACCTTAGTGATGTTTGGTTAAATGACCTCAttacagaattatagaatttttctATGAGTTTAGGTTGGGCTGCTGAGGTACCTGAGGAATCCCACATTCCATAATTTTATAGTTCTGTGATGTGGTCATCTAACCAAACATCAGTAAGGTTTGGATTATCTTAGAGTGAatgaactttttttcccccaaggcaatggggttaagtgacttgctcaaggtctcatagctaggtCACACTCTGAggacaaatttaaactcaggtcctcctgactccagggccagtgctctctctactgcgccacctagctgtcccaagtgACCTTCTTCTTGACCTGCTCATTTTGTAGATGCTCAACTTTCTCAGTTGCTGTGTCTGGTCAACATTCTTATGAGCCAAACATGTATCATGGAAATGTGAAACTCTTTCCCTGTTGGTAATCTTGCTGACTTCGtccttactttctccttccagGTACTCATTTCAGGATGAAGAAGACATGTTTATGGTGGTGGATTTACTCTTAGGGGGGGACTTACGATACCATCTACAGCAGAATGTGCAATTCACAGAAGAGACAGTCAAACTCTACATCTGTGAGATGGCACTGGCTCTTGACTACCTGCGGAGTCAGCACATTATCCACAGGTAAGTGATCGCCATGCAACCTTGGTTATAACAGATGGCATTTGTCTAATGGATCAGAGTATAGTCATCAGTACAATCAGAGTCAGCCCTTGGACAGAAACACTGACACAGTAAATGTGTTTGGATTCACTTCAGTTCTATTCAATTGAAGATATATTAGTTAGATTGATAGTATATGGCTGTGGTCTGGTAGATAGAGGGCTGGCCTCAGAGTCAGTCTACAATACTGGCTGGGCAATCCTGGGCATCTCTCAATGGTCCAGGTGGTTTGCTaagactataatattcttgaatGAAAGGAATCCCCCCAACATTGATAAAGACCCAAGTTTGGACTTcccaaaagaaatatttactaatCTGGGATCTGTTCTAGATGCTGGGGACACAAAGACTGCAATAAAACAGTGCCTGTCCTTCAGAAGTTTACTATCTTCTGGGTCTCTATAGCATGCACACAGATTGAAAAAAGCATAGGAGAgcattaaaaactagaagaattaGAAAGTTCTTATGTCAGAAGGGTCATCTGAACAAAGCCAAGGTGGTTGAGGCAAAGAGGAGAACATTCAGGAATTAGGGAAATCTGGGCAAAACCAGTTAGGGgatatgcagtggatagagtgccaagcctggagtttcaggaagacctgagttcaaatccaacctcagatacttcctgcttgtgtgatgctgggcaagtcacttcttcctgtttgtctcagtttcttcatctgtaaaataagctgataaagaaaatggcaaaccacttcagtgtctttgccaagaaaatcataaataggggtcacaaagagtcagacatgactgaaacgatTGAACAACAACGGGGAGAGGCATGTGTCTAGGAGAGGAGGGATGTTGTGTTTGATGAGCAGCAGGTCATCTGGTTTGACTTGAATGTGGAGTGCTGGAAAGGCACATAATATGTGAAATGAGTGAAAGAGTGGCAGACAGGATGACGAGGCCTTTAAGTGGCAAGCAGATCATTTTGTATTTCAACCATAGACAAGAGGAGCCAGTGAAAGTTCTGGAGAGGGGACTCATAGTCATATGTTCACTTCATCGGTTGGGTGGAGGATGGATCATAGAGAGGGGAGACAAGGAGCAGGAGTTTGACAAATATTCCAGTGTAGGCATTGAACTAGGAGCTGATTAAGGTTTGAGCTGGGATCAAGGTAGTGTAAGGGGGAAGATGGGGATGAATATGAAGTATGTTATAAAGACTGCTCCAAGATGATTGGATCCATAGGGTGAGGGCTGGAGAAGAGTCAAGGGTAGCTCTGAGGGAAGAATTTAGACTTGAGGGACTGAAGGATCTCAGGAGGGATGTTTGGGAAGAGTGGGTGGGTTTCAGAGGAAGAATTGGACATGCTGCATGGGAGACTTTGAGCAGTATATGAGGATTGGGCCTCTAGCGGTGATTAGTAGCTGAGTGTGGCTCTGTCATACCCTTATTGACCAAGAGGAGTAGATTTCTAGGGACCCAGGACAGCTCTCTCCAAGGTACTGACATCATGTTCCAGGAGGAAAATTAGCCATGATTCAGCTTGTCCGTCCACAAGCAACAAGAGTCAGCCATCCTGGGCTGTGTGGGAATTATCTTTAGCCAATTGCTTTAATCCTGGGCTGGTTTCCTGCCATCACTCACCACTCATCACTGAGACCATCTGCTGTGTACACATGGAAtctaaactatttttatattagctcagaGCAAATGTAATTAGGAAGATAAAATGACAGCATTAATGTCATCCTCTGATGCCTCATCGTGGGCTCTTAGGGCTGTACCATCAGACTCTGTGTCACGCCAGGTCCTGCCAAGCTCAAGGTGGGCTCTAAGTCTGGCATCTCTGACCCATTATGGCTCAGTGTGTGGTAGCTCAGCCAGGAGGTGAAGACCAAAGACTGAGAACTCAGGGAGCACTCTTGACAAGGACCAAAGGTATGGGGAACTGTTGGGGGGGACATATAAATCAAAGACCAGGGGTCTTTGAAAGCAAGGATCCAGAATCCCCTTCCTTTTTGGAAGGCCACTCTTTCCCTGGACAGAGGTCTCTTGAACTGAGACACAGCTTATATGCTGTTGTGGCTACAACTTCCTGATAATTCTAGGAGGCTGATGAGCTATTCATTGACCCATTGAATTGGGACCCAAGTGGTGCCATGTGTCTTACCCTCTTCCTCCCTGGAGAGATGAGGCAAATGGCTTAACTGAGGTCACTTGGAGAAGTCTTAGATCATAGGCACATGGGACTTTCCTCCTCAGTCCAGAGGTCATCCCTTTCCAGCTTGGCAGGGCCTGGGAGAGCTCAACTCAACTCCACTGGACAAGACTATGAAAGGCCAGGCCCAGTCACAAGCCTTGAAGGGTTTCCAGCAGTGACTCCTACAAGGAGGTCTTAGTACTAAGTATATCCTCCTGTCCACATCTTCCAGCTGCTGAGACTGGAGTCATTCTCATAGTCAGGAGTAGGCCATAGGAGCCAAATGCGGACCTTCTCTGCTGTGGTATCCCCCCCAGACCCAAGGGGCTGAGATGAGGCAATAGCAATCATCATAGCATATATCTCACCACAGTCATCCTCGGGAGTGCCACCTTGCCCCAAGTCTGTCCCACATTGTGCTTGGCTAGATCAAATAGCTGCTGGAAGTGGGGGTGGTGGCACAAGAAACTAGCCCAGGGAACGTGCTGGAGGCCTGTCCAGACCTTTGGAGATTCTGGTCTAGTGCAGAAACACTGGGACCTAAAGAGCATCAATAGGTTATCATTCACGTCTGCCTCATGACTTATTCTCTTCTTCTGCAGAGATGTGAAGCCAGACAACATTCTCCTGGATGAACAAGGTGAGGAAACAAACCTGGTCACAGGACTGGGGGTGGTGGGggtggaaggaggaaggaagccCTGGGTGGCCCCTGAAAGCCCATAGCCAGGCAGCCCCTAGTTCCACAGTAGCTATGGCTTCCAACACATTTGAGGTGTGTTTGGGTAGGGAGTAACAGTCTATCTTCAGTTCCCCAAGGAAGTTTGCCAACAGGAAACGTCTTGTGAAGCTGCCTCCCTTAGGCTGACCTTGGTGGGGGGACCCTGTCTGGAGTACCAGGCTGTGAGTTGGGCTCCCTGGGGGACCCCAGGACCTGTCAAACCAAGAGGCCAGCCCAATGACTTGGTTAAACTCTCCATGAGGATGAATTCTCCTCACCAGTGTCCCTGGGGTCCCTCACCCCCCCTTGAAAAGTAACTTCTTTGGGGAACCTCAGTATTAAGAATATCAGAGGGAGCCCACCCCCAGTGGCACCCACCTGAATTAGGAAGCCATGGCTGGGTGGCTTCATCTCTATGAGGCTGCACCCTATATTCTATAGCATTGCCTCTATGGTGTATAATTAGCTGTCTTATAAGAATAACCAACCTTTCTAAAGTCCCTCCTCTGTACCTATGCAAAgcctttttaaaagttatttcagTTGATCCTCAGGACAGCTCTCAGAGGAAGTGacattatcatctccattt from Macrotis lagotis isolate mMagLag1 chromosome 4, bilby.v1.9.chrom.fasta, whole genome shotgun sequence includes the following:
- the STK32C gene encoding serine/threonine-protein kinase 32C isoform X4; the protein is MPAGRAGPPMFPWTKWRKRMGAAGSAAAGGAPTRPVFDQRQDVNFDHFQILRAIGKGSFGKVCIVQKRDTEKMYAMKYMNKQQCVERDEVRNVFRELEILQDIEHVFLVNLWYSFQDEEDMFMVVDLLLGGDLRYHLQQNVQFTEETVKLYICEMALALDYLRSQHIIHRDVKPDNILLDEQGHAHLSDFNIATIIRDGERATALAGTKPYMETL